In a single window of the Heliangelus exortis chromosome 1, bHelExo1.hap1, whole genome shotgun sequence genome:
- the TOB2 gene encoding protein Tob2 isoform X2, whose amino-acid sequence MHLEIKVALNFIISYLYNKLPRRRADLFGETVDPVVELAAKRSGLAVEDVRANVPEELSVWIDPFEVSYQIGEKGSVKVLYLDDSEGCSAMELDKEIKSSFNPDAQVFVPIGSQDNSLSSSPSPSFGQSPSPTFIPRSAQPITFTTATFAATKFGSTKMKKGGGAGGGGGGAGAGQQPRMVRSPTTNLLKHKGLSLSMHSLNFVGSAGSQAPQSQLSPNAKEFVYSGGSPGASSLFFDGVASESQATSVPPTSQFNTGTGGTFDVAQVFGGSTNSLFLEKSPFVEGLSYNLNAMQYPSQSFQPVVLAN is encoded by the exons ATGCATCTGGAGATCAAAGTTGCTCTTAACTTCATCATCTCATACCTGTACAACAAGCTTCCTCGGAGGCGGGCAGACCTGTTTG GGGAGACGGTGGATCCGGTGGTGGAGCTGGCAGCCAAGCGGAGCGGGCTGGCTGTGGAGGATGTGCGCGCCAACGTGCCGGAAGAGCTGAGCGTCTGGATCGATCCTTTTGAGGTTTCCTACCAGATCGGTGAGAAAGGCTCGGTTAAGGTCCTCTACCTGGATGACAGCGAGGGCTGCAGCGCCATGGAGCTGGACAAAGAAATCAAGAGCAGCTTCAACCCTGACGCCCAGGTATTTGTCCCCATCGGCAGCCAGGACAACTCGCTGTCCAGCTCTCCGTCCCCCTCCTTCGGCCAGTCGCCCAGCCCCACCTTCATCCCTCGCTCTGCCCAGCCCATCACTTTCACCACTGCCACTTTTGCTGCCACAAAGTTTGGCTCTACCAAGATGAAGAAGGGTGGAGGAGCCGGAGGAGGGGGCGGCGGTGCAGGGGCCGGGCAGCAGCCCAGGATGGTCAGGTCTCCCACCACCAACCTGCTGAAGCACAAGGGCCTCTCCCTCTCTATGCACTCTCTGAACTTCGTCGGGAGCGCTGGGAGCCAAGCCCCGCAGTCACAGCTCTCCCCCAACGCCAAGGAGTTCGTTTACAGCGGGGGTTCACCGGGAGCCAGCAGTCTCTTCTTTGATGGTGTTGCCAGTGAGAGCCAGGCCACCAGCGTCCCACCAACATCCCAGTTCAACACCGGCACGGGTGGTACCTTCGACGTGGCTCAGGTCTTCGGTGGCAGCACCAACAGCCTCTTCTTGGAGAAGTCGCCCTTCGTGGAAGGACTCAGCTACAACCTGAATGCCATGCAGTATCCCAGCCAGTCGTTCCAGCCTGTCGTCCTGGCCAACTGA
- the TOB2 gene encoding protein Tob2 isoform X1, which yields MHLEIKVALNFIISYLYNKLPRRRADLFGEELERLLKKKYEGHWYPEKPLKGSGYRCVHIGETVDPVVELAAKRSGLAVEDVRANVPEELSVWIDPFEVSYQIGEKGSVKVLYLDDSEGCSAMELDKEIKSSFNPDAQVFVPIGSQDNSLSSSPSPSFGQSPSPTFIPRSAQPITFTTATFAATKFGSTKMKKGGGAGGGGGGAGAGQQPRMVRSPTTNLLKHKGLSLSMHSLNFVGSAGSQAPQSQLSPNAKEFVYSGGSPGASSLFFDGVASESQATSVPPTSQFNTGTGGTFDVAQVFGGSTNSLFLEKSPFVEGLSYNLNAMQYPSQSFQPVVLAN from the coding sequence ATGCATCTGGAGATCAAAGTTGCTCTTAACTTCATCATCTCATACCTGTACAACAAGCTTCCTCGGAGGCGGGCAGACCTGTTTGGTGAGGAGCTAGAGCGCctgctgaagaagaaatatgAGGGTCACTGGTACCCAGAGAAGCCTCTGAAGGGTTCTGGCTATCGCTGTGTTCACATAGGGGAGACGGTGGATCCGGTGGTGGAGCTGGCAGCCAAGCGGAGCGGGCTGGCTGTGGAGGATGTGCGCGCCAACGTGCCGGAAGAGCTGAGCGTCTGGATCGATCCTTTTGAGGTTTCCTACCAGATCGGTGAGAAAGGCTCGGTTAAGGTCCTCTACCTGGATGACAGCGAGGGCTGCAGCGCCATGGAGCTGGACAAAGAAATCAAGAGCAGCTTCAACCCTGACGCCCAGGTATTTGTCCCCATCGGCAGCCAGGACAACTCGCTGTCCAGCTCTCCGTCCCCCTCCTTCGGCCAGTCGCCCAGCCCCACCTTCATCCCTCGCTCTGCCCAGCCCATCACTTTCACCACTGCCACTTTTGCTGCCACAAAGTTTGGCTCTACCAAGATGAAGAAGGGTGGAGGAGCCGGAGGAGGGGGCGGCGGTGCAGGGGCCGGGCAGCAGCCCAGGATGGTCAGGTCTCCCACCACCAACCTGCTGAAGCACAAGGGCCTCTCCCTCTCTATGCACTCTCTGAACTTCGTCGGGAGCGCTGGGAGCCAAGCCCCGCAGTCACAGCTCTCCCCCAACGCCAAGGAGTTCGTTTACAGCGGGGGTTCACCGGGAGCCAGCAGTCTCTTCTTTGATGGTGTTGCCAGTGAGAGCCAGGCCACCAGCGTCCCACCAACATCCCAGTTCAACACCGGCACGGGTGGTACCTTCGACGTGGCTCAGGTCTTCGGTGGCAGCACCAACAGCCTCTTCTTGGAGAAGTCGCCCTTCGTGGAAGGACTCAGCTACAACCTGAATGCCATGCAGTATCCCAGCCAGTCGTTCCAGCCTGTCGTCCTGGCCAACTGA